One Sphingomonas endolithica DNA segment encodes these proteins:
- a CDS encoding glutathione S-transferase N-terminal domain-containing protein produces the protein MTDLSAYPITKLWQPADPTRIQLYSLPTPNGVKASIMLEETGLAYEPHLVDFAKNDQKSEAFVSLNPNGKIPAMIDPDGPGGEPLALFESGAILLYLAEKTGKFLGQGPADRWHVVQWVMFQMGGVGPMFGQLGFFNKFAGKDWEDKRPLARYVDEAKRLLGVMDAALAGKTWFLGEDYSIADVSMIRWVNNLITFYEARELVRFEDFAHVGAWLERGLARPAVQRGLKIPARA, from the coding sequence ATGACCGACCTGTCCGCTTACCCGATCACGAAGCTTTGGCAGCCGGCCGATCCGACACGCATACAATTATATTCGCTGCCGACGCCCAACGGCGTGAAGGCATCGATCATGCTGGAAGAGACCGGGCTGGCCTATGAGCCCCATCTGGTCGATTTCGCGAAGAACGATCAGAAATCGGAGGCGTTCGTCTCGCTCAATCCGAACGGCAAGATCCCGGCGATGATCGATCCCGACGGGCCGGGAGGCGAGCCGCTGGCGCTGTTCGAGAGCGGCGCGATCCTGCTGTATCTGGCCGAAAAGACGGGCAAGTTCTTGGGCCAGGGCCCGGCGGATCGCTGGCACGTCGTGCAATGGGTGATGTTCCAGATGGGTGGGGTCGGCCCGATGTTCGGGCAGCTCGGCTTCTTCAACAAGTTCGCGGGGAAGGACTGGGAGGATAAGCGGCCGCTGGCACGCTATGTCGACGAGGCCAAGCGGCTGCTGGGGGTGATGGACGCGGCGCTGGCGGGCAAGACGTGGTTCCTGGGGGAGGATTATTCGATCGCCGATGTCTCGATGATCAGGTGGGTCAACAATCTGATCACCTTCTACGAGGCGCGGGAGCTGGTGAGGTTCGAGGATTTCGCGCATGTCGGCGCGTGGCTGGAGCGGGGGCTGGCGCGACCGGCGGTGCAGCGGGGGTTGAAGATACCGGCGCGGGCGTAG
- a CDS encoding cation:proton antiporter — protein MDHATTSLLRDAVVLLGAGLVFVLIFRRLGLGATLGYLVAGAVVGPHVLGLVGDAEAKIGVAELGITLLLFIVGLELNPTRLWRMKQEIFGLGALQVVLCGVAVSLVVWLATSSSIAAALALGLPLALSSTAQVLPMLQSAGRMRTPFGERAFSILLFQDLSIVPLITIVAVMSRNPADAAGPPGWLLFIYTLLAVGGLILAGRYLLRPLFGVIGNLGEREMFVFAGLFTVIAAAAIMEALGLSTALGAFVAGVMLADSPYRHELEADVEPFRSILLGLFFLAVGMMLDLQAIADRPLFVAGMALVLIATKALIIFGIGMAFKMKWRAALALGLLLSQGGEFGFVLFAQAQNALLIRPEAASLFGAIVTLSMATTPFLMTITQRIRAEPIDTSDREGPVADGANALIVGYGRFGQTVAQMLIAQGIPVTLIDTDIEMIDIAGGFGAKVYYGDGTRMDLLRQAGAAEAELIMFCIDGDQLSPDLIDAVHEAFPKAGIFVRAFDRRALVKLRGAHADGVVREVLESAIKMARMAMKSIGIDGAEIDRTEDHYRARDKERLKAQSESGDLHAARDRIITQDRRPDLTEEAST, from the coding sequence ATGGATCATGCGACGACGTCACTGTTGCGCGATGCGGTCGTCCTGCTCGGCGCGGGGCTCGTGTTCGTGCTGATCTTCCGTCGCCTGGGGCTGGGTGCGACGCTGGGCTATCTGGTGGCGGGCGCGGTGGTCGGTCCGCACGTGCTCGGCCTGGTTGGCGATGCCGAGGCCAAGATCGGCGTGGCGGAGCTGGGTATCACGCTGCTGCTGTTCATCGTCGGGCTGGAGCTGAACCCGACGCGGCTCTGGCGGATGAAGCAGGAGATTTTCGGGCTCGGCGCGCTGCAGGTCGTGCTGTGCGGCGTGGCCGTGTCGCTGGTGGTGTGGCTGGCGACCAGCTCGTCGATCGCCGCGGCGCTCGCTTTGGGGCTGCCGCTGGCATTGTCGTCGACCGCGCAGGTGCTACCGATGCTGCAATCCGCCGGCCGCATGCGCACGCCGTTTGGCGAGCGGGCTTTCTCGATCCTGCTGTTCCAGGATCTGTCGATCGTGCCGCTGATCACCATCGTCGCGGTCATGTCGCGCAATCCGGCGGATGCCGCGGGGCCGCCGGGTTGGCTGCTGTTCATCTATACCCTGCTCGCGGTCGGCGGGCTGATCCTGGCCGGACGGTATTTGCTGCGGCCCTTGTTTGGCGTGATCGGCAATCTCGGTGAGCGCGAGATGTTCGTGTTCGCCGGGCTGTTCACGGTGATCGCCGCCGCGGCGATCATGGAAGCGCTGGGGCTGTCGACTGCTTTGGGCGCTTTCGTCGCCGGCGTGATGCTGGCCGACAGCCCGTACCGGCACGAACTGGAGGCGGATGTCGAGCCGTTCCGTTCGATCCTGCTCGGCCTGTTCTTCCTGGCGGTGGGCATGATGCTCGATCTGCAGGCGATTGCCGACCGGCCGTTGTTCGTCGCCGGCATGGCGCTGGTGCTGATCGCGACCAAGGCGTTGATCATCTTCGGCATCGGCATGGCGTTCAAGATGAAATGGCGCGCCGCACTGGCGCTGGGGCTGCTGCTCAGCCAAGGCGGCGAATTCGGCTTCGTGCTATTCGCGCAGGCGCAGAATGCGCTGCTCATTCGTCCGGAGGCGGCAAGCCTGTTCGGGGCGATCGTCACACTGTCGATGGCGACGACGCCGTTCCTGATGACGATCACGCAACGCATCCGGGCCGAACCGATCGACACCAGCGACCGCGAGGGGCCGGTGGCGGACGGCGCCAACGCGCTGATCGTAGGCTATGGGCGGTTCGGGCAGACGGTGGCGCAGATGCTGATCGCGCAGGGCATACCAGTGACGCTGATCGACACCGATATCGAGATGATCGACATTGCCGGCGGGTTCGGCGCCAAGGTCTATTATGGCGATGGCACGCGGATGGACCTGCTGCGCCAGGCGGGGGCGGCCGAGGCCGAACTGATCATGTTCTGCATCGACGGCGATCAATTGTCGCCCGACCTGATCGATGCGGTGCACGAAGCCTTTCCCAAAGCGGGCATCTTCGTGCGGGCGTTCGACCGGCGGGCGTTGGTGAAGCTGCGCGGCGCGCATGCCGATGGGGTGGTGCGCGAGGTGCTGGAATCGGCAATCAAGATGGCGCGCATGGCGATGAAGAGCATCGGCATCGATGGAGCCGAGATCGACCGTACCGAGGATCATTACCGTGCGCGCGACAAGGAGCGGCTGAAGGCGCAATCCGAGAGTGGCGATCTGCATGCGGCACGCGACCGCATCATCACGCAGGATAGGCGGCCCGATCTGACGGAAGAGGCTTCGACATGA
- a CDS encoding DUF423 domain-containing protein, protein MNWIVILAALSGALAVGAGAFGAHGASGAAQEWLKTGAQYQLLHAVAALSVLRLEARGPALLFLAGGAIFAGTLYLMALGLPRWLGAVTPIGGALLIGGWLWLAWIAARG, encoded by the coding sequence ATGAACTGGATCGTGATTCTCGCTGCGCTTTCGGGTGCGCTGGCGGTCGGGGCGGGGGCGTTCGGCGCGCATGGGGCGAGCGGGGCGGCGCAGGAATGGTTGAAGACGGGCGCGCAATACCAGCTGTTGCATGCGGTCGCGGCGCTTTCTGTGCTGCGGTTAGAAGCGCGTGGGCCGGCGTTGTTGTTCCTGGCCGGCGGCGCGATCTTTGCCGGCACCTTGTACCTGATGGCGCTGGGACTGCCGCGCTGGCTGGGGGCGGTTACCCCGATTGGCGGCGCGTTGCTGATTGGCGGATGGCTGTGGCTCGCCTGGATTGCCGCGCGGGGCTGA
- a CDS encoding replication-associated recombination protein A, with translation MPDLFAPFDPPAREAHPENAPLADRLRPRTLSEVVGQDHITGPEGAIGRMVAAGRLSSMILWGPPGTGKTTIARLLADAVDLRFVAISAVFSGVADLKKAFAEARDHAKIGKRTLLFVDEIHRFNRAQQDGFLPYVEDGTVTLVGATTENPSFELNAAVLSRAQVLILHRLDAAALTLLLDRAEQAEGRPLPLTREARDAMVAQADGDGRFLLNQAETLFSVDLPEPLDSAGLSNFLQRRVAVYDKDREGHYNLISALHKSIRGSDPQAALYYLARMLTAGEEPLFLLRRLIRAAVEDIGLADPNALVQCIAAKDSYDFLGSPEGELAIAQACLYLATAPKSNAAYKAQKAAWRSAKETGSLMPPENILNAPTKLMKDIGYGKGYAYDHDTEEGFSGANYWPAEMSPQTFYEPTGRGMEKRIAERMAWWQEMRDAQDT, from the coding sequence ATGCCCGACCTGTTCGCACCCTTCGATCCCCCTGCCCGCGAGGCCCATCCCGAGAATGCGCCGCTGGCCGATCGCCTGCGCCCACGCACGCTGTCGGAGGTGGTCGGCCAGGATCACATCACCGGCCCGGAAGGCGCGATCGGCCGCATGGTCGCGGCCGGGCGCCTGTCCTCGATGATCCTGTGGGGGCCGCCCGGCACCGGCAAGACGACGATCGCACGATTGCTCGCCGATGCGGTGGACTTGCGCTTCGTCGCCATCTCCGCCGTCTTCTCGGGTGTGGCCGATCTCAAGAAGGCCTTCGCCGAAGCCCGCGACCATGCCAAAATCGGCAAGCGCACGCTGCTGTTCGTCGACGAGATCCACCGCTTCAATCGCGCGCAGCAGGACGGGTTCCTGCCCTATGTCGAGGATGGCACCGTCACCCTGGTCGGCGCCACCACGGAAAACCCGTCGTTCGAACTGAACGCCGCCGTGCTCAGCCGCGCGCAGGTCTTGATCCTCCACCGCCTCGATGCCGCGGCGCTGACTTTGCTGCTCGATCGCGCGGAGCAAGCCGAGGGCCGGCCGCTACCGCTCACCAGGGAAGCGCGTGACGCGATGGTCGCCCAGGCCGATGGCGATGGCCGCTTCCTGCTCAACCAGGCGGAAACGCTGTTTTCGGTCGATCTGCCCGAGCCGCTCGATTCCGCCGGCCTGTCCAATTTCCTGCAGCGCCGCGTCGCCGTCTACGACAAGGATCGCGAGGGCCATTACAACCTCATCAGCGCGCTGCATAAATCGATCCGCGGCAGCGATCCGCAGGCCGCACTCTATTATCTCGCGCGCATGCTCACCGCCGGCGAGGAACCGTTGTTCCTGCTCCGCCGCCTGATCCGTGCCGCGGTCGAGGATATCGGTCTCGCCGACCCCAATGCCCTGGTTCAATGCATCGCCGCCAAGGACAGCTATGATTTCCTCGGCAGCCCGGAAGGCGAACTGGCGATCGCACAAGCGTGCCTGTATCTCGCCACCGCGCCCAAATCGAACGCCGCGTACAAGGCGCAGAAAGCCGCCTGGCGCTCCGCCAAGGAGACGGGCAGCCTGATGCCGCCCGAAAACATCCTCAACGCCCCCACCAAGCTGATGAAGGATATCGGCTACGGCAAGGGCTATGCCTATGACCACGACACGGAAGAAGGCTTTTCCGGCGCCAATTACTGGCCCGCGGAAATGTCGCCCCAGACCTTCTACGAACCGACCGGCCGTGGCATGGAAAAGCGCATCGCCGAACGCATGGCGTGGTGGCAGGAGATGCGGGATGCACAAGACACTTAG
- a CDS encoding endonuclease domain-containing protein, which translates to MRRVSKQMTARARELRREATPAERAIWRLISHYRPAFTRQLSIDERYIIDLANRTAKLAIEFDGSQHLDQADYDAERTAYLEARGWRVIRLWNSDVLANPEGAAEHILRVAAECLGGTHPQPLPSREGRPRTPRSRRNSPS; encoded by the coding sequence ATGCGGCGCGTATCGAAACAGATGACGGCCCGGGCCCGGGAGCTACGCCGCGAGGCCACTCCTGCAGAGCGCGCGATCTGGCGCTTGATCTCGCACTACCGCCCGGCCTTCACACGGCAGCTCTCAATCGACGAGCGCTACATCATCGATCTCGCCAACCGCACGGCGAAGCTGGCGATCGAATTCGATGGCAGCCAGCATCTCGACCAAGCTGACTACGACGCGGAACGTACCGCCTATCTTGAAGCGCGAGGATGGCGCGTCATCCGGCTCTGGAACAGCGACGTCCTCGCCAATCCGGAAGGAGCCGCGGAGCATATCCTGCGTGTCGCCGCCGAGTGCCTCGGCGGCACCCACCCCCAGCCCCTCCCTTCCAGGGAGGGGAGACCAAGAACACCCCGATCGCGACGCAATTCCCCTTCCTAA
- a CDS encoding iron-sulfur cluster assembly scaffold protein, whose translation MNAPLYNKEILRLAATIPYQERLAEPMGSAEKRSPICGSRVTVDINLGDDGRVSEVGMLVRACALGQASSSLLSADVIGKTPEELAAARDALTAWLAGEGALPDWAGFDLFQPALPHSARHASIRLAFEAAAEAAAQAQTPRAVS comes from the coding sequence ATGAACGCGCCGCTCTACAATAAAGAGATCCTGCGGCTGGCGGCGACGATCCCGTATCAGGAGCGACTGGCCGAGCCGATGGGATCGGCCGAGAAGCGCTCGCCGATTTGCGGCAGCCGCGTGACCGTGGACATCAACCTGGGCGATGACGGGCGGGTGAGCGAGGTCGGCATGCTGGTGCGCGCCTGTGCGCTGGGGCAGGCTTCGTCGTCGCTGCTGTCGGCGGATGTGATCGGCAAGACCCCCGAGGAGCTGGCCGCGGCACGCGACGCTCTGACCGCGTGGCTGGCGGGCGAGGGGGCGCTGCCCGATTGGGCGGGGTTCGACCTGTTCCAGCCGGCGCTGCCGCATAGCGCCCGCCACGCCTCGATCCGGCTGGCGTTCGAGGCCGCGGCGGAGGCTGCCGCGCAGGCGCAGACGCCACGGGCGGTTTCCTGA
- a CDS encoding glycosyltransferase family 4 protein, translating into MQPSDLRIALFSGNYNYTRDGANQALNLLVGYLLSQGVHVRVYSPTSKRPAFAPTGDLVKVPAIKLPGRAEYKMAPGLPRSIRRDIADFAPNIIHVSAPEMLGHRAVSYARAHNIGSVASLHTRFETYPGYYGLGFVVPLMIRLLTRFYNRVDQIVVPSPSIATLLREWGVRTPIRIWSRGIDHDRFKPERRDLAWRRSLGIADDDKVIGFLGRLVKEKGLDVFADVVTELKRRGVAHRVLIVGKGPAQDWFAERVPEAVFAGFLSGDDLGRAVASMDVFFNPSVTETFGNVTTEAMAVGVPVVAARATGAVDLIEDGVDGYLVPPRDVNAYADALAALVENDEARRAAGAAGHAKAAGYQWDKANASVIDAYLEVLKRRAC; encoded by the coding sequence ATGCAACCGTCCGACCTCCGTATCGCTCTTTTCAGCGGCAACTATAATTATACGCGGGATGGCGCCAATCAGGCGCTGAACCTGCTGGTCGGTTACCTGTTGTCGCAGGGCGTGCATGTGCGCGTCTATTCGCCGACCAGCAAGCGCCCGGCCTTCGCACCCACCGGCGACCTGGTGAAGGTGCCCGCGATCAAGCTGCCCGGCCGCGCCGAATACAAGATGGCGCCCGGCCTGCCGCGCAGCATCCGGCGCGACATCGCCGACTTCGCGCCGAACATCATCCACGTCTCTGCGCCGGAAATGCTCGGCCACCGCGCGGTCAGCTACGCGCGTGCGCACAACATCGGCTCGGTCGCGTCGCTGCATACGCGGTTCGAAACGTATCCCGGTTATTATGGACTGGGGTTCGTCGTGCCATTGATGATCCGGCTGCTCACGCGCTTCTACAATCGTGTCGACCAGATCGTCGTGCCCAGCCCGAGCATCGCCACCTTGCTGCGCGAATGGGGCGTGAGGACGCCGATCCGAATCTGGTCGCGCGGCATCGACCACGATCGCTTCAAGCCCGAACGCCGCGATCTCGCCTGGCGCCGGTCGCTCGGCATTGCCGACGACGACAAGGTGATCGGGTTCCTCGGCCGGCTGGTGAAGGAAAAGGGCCTCGACGTGTTCGCCGACGTGGTCACCGAACTCAAGCGACGCGGCGTCGCGCACCGGGTGTTGATCGTCGGCAAGGGCCCGGCACAGGATTGGTTTGCCGAGCGCGTGCCCGAGGCGGTCTTCGCCGGCTTCCTGTCGGGCGATGATCTCGGCCGCGCGGTCGCCTCGATGGATGTGTTCTTCAATCCCAGCGTGACCGAGACGTTCGGCAACGTGACGACCGAGGCGATGGCGGTCGGCGTGCCCGTGGTGGCGGCGCGCGCGACCGGCGCAGTCGACCTGATCGAGGACGGCGTTGATGGCTATCTCGTCCCGCCACGCGACGTGAACGCCTATGCCGACGCCCTCGCCGCGCTCGTCGAGAATGACGAAGCCCGCCGCGCGGCGGGCGCGGCGGGCCATGCCAAGGCGGCCGGCTATCAATGGGACAAGGCGAATGCGAGCGTGATCGACGCCTATCTCGAGGTGCTGAAGCGGCGGGCATGCTAG
- a CDS encoding serine hydrolase domain-containing protein, which produces MHKTLSLIALVVAAPATAQQIAPPAPTPYHRAIAAGYKAALYCAGIFNGGRTPAQIDGQELRGIYPEYDQIVPTLKAEIDPRAATVSVAFDAILPPRMASWTSGAGCTTWPIGYTPPVVPLTHATPPKPKGADPRPWPMGDAGIAPRPSPTLGTAVGAAFDHATYGKGDTVGVVVLNDGKIVAERYAEGFGPYVSNRTWSVGKSIAGSLLGIGLARHALTPTTRLALWDKMGDPRGAITYDDVLRMASGLHSDTAGNRTDAVYFGGTAVSEQVPSWALEAKPGSRFRYANNDILLAMLSLHVVESGEAFSAFPARALFAPLGMSHTVAERDWLGDFVISSQIWSTARDLARLGQFWLQDGIWAGKRILPAGWMTYMTTPSGPQPESGPGYGATMWLFGPKQGLPEGSYAAQGNRGQYVMVIPSKKLVIVRRGEDSGSARFDIAKFAVDVTAAIK; this is translated from the coding sequence ATGCACAAGACACTTAGCCTGATCGCACTCGTGGTGGCCGCCCCCGCCACGGCACAACAGATCGCCCCGCCCGCACCAACCCCGTACCACCGTGCAATCGCGGCCGGCTACAAGGCGGCGCTTTATTGTGCCGGCATCTTCAATGGAGGGCGCACTCCTGCCCAGATCGATGGTCAGGAATTACGTGGGATCTACCCCGAGTACGATCAGATCGTGCCGACGCTCAAGGCCGAGATAGATCCGCGCGCCGCCACTGTCAGCGTCGCCTTCGATGCGATACTGCCGCCACGTATGGCATCCTGGACTTCGGGCGCCGGCTGCACGACTTGGCCGATCGGGTACACGCCACCCGTGGTTCCCCTCACCCATGCCACACCGCCAAAGCCAAAGGGTGCCGATCCGCGCCCATGGCCGATGGGTGACGCCGGCATAGCGCCGCGGCCATCGCCGACACTGGGCACCGCTGTCGGCGCGGCGTTCGATCACGCGACTTATGGCAAGGGCGACACCGTCGGCGTGGTCGTATTGAATGACGGCAAGATCGTTGCCGAACGCTATGCCGAGGGCTTCGGCCCTTACGTTTCGAACCGTACATGGTCAGTCGGCAAGAGTATCGCCGGCAGCCTGCTCGGCATCGGACTGGCGCGGCACGCGCTGACGCCCACGACACGGCTGGCGCTATGGGACAAGATGGGCGACCCGCGCGGGGCGATCACCTATGACGATGTTCTGCGCATGGCGAGCGGGCTGCACAGCGATACGGCGGGCAATCGCACGGATGCGGTCTATTTCGGTGGCACCGCCGTCAGCGAACAGGTGCCCTCCTGGGCGCTTGAGGCTAAGCCGGGCAGCCGGTTCCGCTATGCCAACAACGATATCCTGCTGGCGATGCTGTCGCTGCACGTCGTGGAAAGTGGCGAGGCTTTCTCGGCGTTCCCGGCGCGCGCGCTATTCGCGCCGCTCGGCATGAGCCATACCGTCGCGGAACGCGACTGGCTCGGCGATTTCGTGATCTCCAGTCAGATCTGGTCCACCGCGCGCGATCTTGCCCGGCTCGGGCAGTTCTGGCTGCAGGACGGCATATGGGCCGGCAAGCGCATCTTGCCCGCTGGCTGGATGACCTACATGACCACGCCCAGCGGCCCGCAGCCCGAGAGCGGCCCCGGCTACGGCGCGACGATGTGGCTGTTTGGGCCCAAGCAAGGCCTGCCCGAGGGCAGCTACGCCGCCCAAGGCAATCGCGGTCAGTACGTGATGGTCATTCCCTCGAAGAAGCTCGTCATCGTGCGTCGCGGCGAGGATTCCGGTTCCGCGCGCTTTGACATCGCCAAGTTCGCCGTCGACGTGACGGCAGCGATCAAGTGA
- the radA gene encoding DNA repair protein RadA, protein MAKPQKRYVCQSCGSVSHRWAGQCADCSEWNTLVEEAGGGNVTPFQAKHNLQSGGRSFQLVGLDAEIALPERMASGIAELDRALGGGFVEGSATLIGGDPGIGKSTLLLQAAAKMALAGLSVAYVSGEEAADQVRLRARRLGLGNAPVQLAAATSTRDILTTLGQGNPPALLVIDSIQTMHSDLIEGAPGTVSQVRASAQELIRFAKERGTAVVLVGHVTKDGSIAGPRVLEHMVDTVLSFEGERSHQYRILRAIKNRFGGTDEIGVFAMVAEGLAEIANPSALFLTQRDESVTGTTVFPALEGTRPVLVEIQALVVRLASGATPRRAVVGWDAGRLAMVLAVLEARCGLSFSTSEVYLNIAGGYRVQDPAADLAVAAALVSALSERPVPVDAVAFGEIALSGELRPVAHGALRLKEAGKLGFERALVPSALVGEKTSLSLTGFRTLGAFVDHMLGRG, encoded by the coding sequence ATGGCAAAACCTCAGAAGCGCTATGTCTGCCAATCCTGCGGGTCGGTGTCGCATCGCTGGGCGGGGCAGTGCGCCGATTGTTCCGAATGGAACACGCTGGTGGAAGAGGCGGGCGGCGGGAATGTCACGCCGTTCCAGGCCAAGCATAACCTGCAATCAGGCGGGCGATCGTTCCAGCTGGTCGGGCTGGATGCCGAGATCGCGCTGCCCGAGCGGATGGCGAGTGGGATCGCCGAGCTCGATCGCGCACTGGGTGGTGGGTTCGTCGAAGGGTCCGCGACGCTGATCGGCGGCGATCCGGGGATCGGCAAGTCGACATTGTTGCTGCAGGCGGCAGCGAAGATGGCGCTTGCCGGGCTGTCGGTCGCCTATGTCTCGGGCGAGGAAGCGGCGGACCAGGTGCGGTTGCGGGCGCGGCGGTTGGGGCTGGGGAATGCGCCGGTGCAATTGGCGGCGGCGACCTCCACGCGCGATATCCTCACCACGCTCGGGCAGGGCAATCCGCCCGCTTTGCTGGTGATCGACTCGATCCAGACGATGCATTCCGACCTGATCGAAGGCGCGCCGGGCACCGTCAGCCAAGTGCGCGCTTCGGCACAGGAACTGATCCGCTTCGCCAAGGAACGTGGCACCGCGGTGGTGCTGGTCGGTCATGTCACCAAGGACGGATCGATCGCGGGACCCCGCGTGCTCGAACATATGGTGGATACCGTGCTGAGCTTCGAGGGCGAGCGCAGCCATCAATATCGCATCCTGCGCGCGATCAAGAACCGCTTCGGCGGGACGGACGAGATCGGCGTGTTCGCGATGGTCGCGGAAGGCTTGGCCGAGATCGCCAATCCCTCGGCGCTGTTCCTGACGCAGCGCGACGAGAGCGTGACGGGCACGACGGTGTTCCCGGCGCTGGAAGGCACGCGACCTGTGCTGGTCGAGATCCAGGCACTGGTCGTGCGGCTGGCGAGCGGCGCGACGCCCAGGCGGGCGGTGGTCGGCTGGGATGCGGGGCGGCTGGCGATGGTGCTGGCGGTGCTCGAGGCGCGCTGTGGCCTCAGTTTCTCGACCTCGGAAGTGTATCTCAACATCGCCGGCGGATATCGCGTGCAGGATCCGGCGGCCGATCTGGCGGTGGCGGCGGCGTTGGTATCTGCGCTCAGCGAGCGGCCGGTGCCGGTCGATGCGGTGGCTTTCGGCGAGATCGCGCTGTCGGGCGAGCTGCGGCCGGTGGCGCATGGCGCGCTCAGGCTCAAGGAGGCAGGCAAATTGGGGTTCGAGCGCGCCCTGGTGCCCTCGGCGCTGGTGGGGGAGAAGACGTCGCTCAGCCTGACCGGGTTCCGGACGCTCGGCGCTTTCGTCGATCACATGCTCGGGCGTGGGTAG
- a CDS encoding PadR family transcriptional regulator — protein sequence MVIFERGGRGCHGNHDMRHAMRHGGFGGRGFGGGGFSVRWGGDDDGRGGGRGAGRGRRMFDSGELRLVLLKLIAEQPRHGYDLIREIETRTQGAYAPSPGVIYPTITMLDDMGMIEEQKADGAKKQFAITAAGQALLTEREVEVEALFARLAEVGAERQRTDGGPIRRAMGNLRQVLHQRLATEDDADTLHQVAALLDEVAQKIERLK from the coding sequence ATGGTGATTTTTGAAAGAGGTGGCCGCGGCTGTCATGGCAATCACGATATGCGCCATGCGATGCGGCACGGCGGATTTGGTGGGCGCGGCTTTGGCGGCGGTGGCTTCAGCGTGCGCTGGGGCGGTGACGATGATGGCCGTGGCGGCGGACGCGGGGCGGGCCGGGGTCGGCGGATGTTCGATTCCGGCGAGTTGCGGCTGGTGCTGCTCAAGCTGATCGCGGAACAGCCACGCCACGGCTACGACCTGATCCGCGAGATCGAGACACGCACGCAGGGAGCCTATGCGCCAAGCCCGGGCGTGATCTATCCGACGATCACCATGCTCGACGATATGGGCATGATCGAGGAGCAGAAGGCCGATGGCGCCAAGAAGCAGTTCGCCATCACCGCGGCCGGCCAGGCGCTGCTGACCGAGCGCGAGGTGGAGGTCGAGGCATTGTTCGCGCGGCTGGCCGAGGTCGGCGCCGAGCGGCAGCGCACCGATGGCGGGCCGATCCGGCGTGCGATGGGCAATCTGCGGCAGGTGCTGCACCAGCGCCTCGCCACGGAGGACGATGCCGACACCTTGCACCAGGTCGCGGCCCTGCTCGACGAGGTCGCCCAGAAGATCGAGCGTCTGAAATGA
- a CDS encoding CvpA family protein, whose product MGLSALDILVLIAVLGAAGMGLMRGFVSEVLSLFAWVAIVFAIKLFHTPVSSALSGVVGTVSGAAVLAFALIAGITYFGGRMVASAIGDRTRTSVLGPLDRALGFGFGAIKGLILSSLLFLLVVLVTDTVSGGPAKRPFWLTQSRTYPLLNWTSASIADFVDRRRKGQPVFGPRDNAIEADNVTEDRP is encoded by the coding sequence ATGGGACTATCCGCACTCGACATCCTTGTCCTGATCGCCGTGCTGGGCGCAGCGGGGATGGGGCTGATGCGCGGCTTCGTCAGCGAAGTGCTGTCGCTGTTCGCCTGGGTGGCGATCGTGTTCGCGATCAAGCTGTTCCACACGCCGGTGTCGTCCGCGCTGTCGGGTGTGGTCGGCACCGTATCGGGCGCGGCGGTGCTGGCCTTCGCGCTAATCGCGGGCATCACCTATTTCGGCGGCCGGATGGTGGCGTCGGCAATCGGTGACCGCACGCGGACCTCGGTACTCGGGCCGCTCGATCGCGCGCTTGGCTTCGGCTTTGGGGCAATCAAGGGGCTGATCCTGTCCAGCCTGCTGTTCCTGCTCGTCGTGCTGGTGACCGATACGGTGAGCGGCGGTCCGGCGAAACGCCCCTTCTGGCTGACGCAATCGCGGACCTATCCGTTGCTCAACTGGACCAGCGCGAGCATCGCCGATTTCGTCGATCGACGGCGCAAGGGTCAGCCGGTGTTCGGCCCGCGCGACAATGCGATCGAGGCGGACAATGTCACGGAGGATCGGCCATGA
- a CDS encoding DUF2218 domain-containing protein encodes MSAVHAIASVPTTHGSKYLQQLCKHWQHNLAVDFTPEHGTIVFPKDARGADFPGDGLVTFDAGTDALAVRIDASSDGQLEGLKGAVARHLDRFAFREAPLAFDWRAG; translated from the coding sequence ATGAGCGCGGTTCATGCCATCGCATCGGTGCCGACGACGCACGGAAGCAAATACCTCCAGCAATTGTGCAAACATTGGCAGCACAATCTGGCGGTCGACTTCACCCCCGAGCACGGCACGATAGTGTTTCCCAAGGATGCGCGCGGCGCCGACTTTCCGGGCGATGGGCTGGTGACGTTCGATGCCGGCACGGACGCGCTGGCGGTGCGGATCGATGCCTCGTCCGATGGGCAGCTGGAGGGGCTGAAAGGGGCGGTGGCGCGGCATCTGGATCGGTTTGCGTTCCGGGAGGCGCCGTTGGCGTTCGATTGGCGGGCGGGGTGA